The following coding sequences lie in one Yoonia sp. G8-12 genomic window:
- the crtC gene encoding carotenoid 1,2-hydratase, giving the protein MSDCGTKAVSVIGFIGSVFSPWYAWSGRRDPANHCCINVATYGPGGRFTMTDRGRAALHTTPDTLQVGPSSMHWTGKDLVIDINEISSPPLISRVRGQITITPHAMTNVELPLTPDGAHIWRPFAPSSDIKVDLEAQGWQWSGHGYFDSNFGTRSLEEDFSFWTWGRYPTKAGATCIYDAVRRDGTTLDTAIAFNSKGGAKVVDAPPRTRFKRSLWQVMRETRADPGVMPKQVLNMLDAPFYSRSAVQTQIDGEVVTGVHEALDLNRFRSPLLKPMLAVRVPRRKGWRSSS; this is encoded by the coding sequence ATCAGCGACTGCGGGACGAAAGCGGTCTCCGTCATAGGGTTTATCGGATCGGTGTTTTCGCCATGGTATGCATGGTCGGGGCGTCGCGACCCTGCCAACCACTGTTGCATCAACGTGGCCACCTACGGCCCGGGCGGTCGATTTACCATGACAGACCGCGGGCGCGCGGCGCTGCATACAACGCCCGACACGCTTCAGGTCGGCCCTTCATCCATGCATTGGACCGGCAAGGATCTGGTGATCGACATCAATGAAATCAGCAGCCCACCCCTGATCAGCCGCGTACGCGGACAGATCACAATCACACCCCATGCGATGACCAACGTGGAACTGCCGCTGACACCGGACGGCGCGCATATCTGGCGGCCTTTCGCGCCCTCATCCGACATCAAAGTCGATCTGGAGGCGCAAGGATGGCAATGGTCCGGACACGGCTATTTTGACAGCAATTTCGGCACGCGGTCACTGGAAGAGGATTTCAGCTTCTGGACGTGGGGACGCTATCCGACCAAAGCAGGGGCCACCTGTATCTATGACGCGGTGCGCCGCGACGGCACGACGCTGGACACCGCGATTGCCTTCAATAGCAAAGGCGGCGCAAAAGTCGTCGATGCACCCCCGCGCACCCGTTTCAAACGATCCCTTTGGCAAGTCATGCGCGAAACCCGTGCAGATCCCGGCGTGATGCCAAAACAGGTGCTGAACATGCTGGATGCCCCGTTTTATTCACGGTCCGCCGTGCAAACACAGATTGACGGAGAAGTTGTCACAGGCGTGCACGAAGCGCTCGATCTGAACCGGTTCAGATCACCGCTGCTTAAACCGATGCTGGCAGTCCGGGTACCGCGAAGAAAGGGGTGGCGCAGCTCATCTTGA
- a CDS encoding chlorophyllide a reductase iron protein subunit X: MKDEIPNLKDFDQRLRDEANEEPSLEVPQGEPTSKTQIIAIYGKGGIGKSFTLANLSHMMAEMGKRVLLIGCDPKSDTTSLLFGGKACPTIIETSAKKKLSGEEVAIGDVCFKRGGVFAMELGGPEVGRGCGGRGIIHGFELLEKLGFHDWDFDYVLLDFLGDVVCGGFGLPIARDMAQKVILVASNDLQSLYVANNVCSAVEYFRKLGGNVGVAGLVINKDDGTGEAQAFAEAVSIPVLAAIPQNDDLRKKSANYQIVGTHQSEWGPMFEGLAEAVGIAPPVRPNPLDQDGLLGLFDAKDTGGDYQLVPATDVDMRGKNAAPKESLEVIYDDA, from the coding sequence ATGAAAGATGAAATTCCAAATCTAAAGGATTTTGATCAGCGTCTGCGCGATGAGGCCAATGAAGAGCCGAGCCTCGAAGTGCCGCAGGGCGAACCGACATCCAAGACCCAGATCATCGCGATCTATGGCAAAGGCGGGATTGGCAAATCTTTCACGCTGGCCAATCTCAGCCATATGATGGCCGAGATGGGCAAGCGTGTGTTGCTGATTGGGTGCGATCCGAAATCGGACACGACCAGCCTGCTGTTTGGCGGCAAGGCGTGTCCCACGATTATTGAAACATCCGCGAAGAAAAAACTGTCCGGTGAAGAAGTCGCGATTGGCGATGTCTGCTTCAAGCGCGGCGGTGTTTTCGCGATGGAACTGGGCGGCCCTGAAGTAGGCCGCGGCTGTGGTGGTCGCGGGATCATCCACGGGTTTGAATTGCTTGAAAAGCTGGGTTTCCACGATTGGGACTTTGATTATGTCCTGCTTGATTTTCTCGGCGATGTTGTTTGTGGCGGCTTCGGCCTGCCGATCGCGCGCGATATGGCGCAGAAAGTTATACTGGTTGCCTCCAATGACCTCCAATCGCTTTATGTTGCTAACAATGTCTGCTCGGCAGTCGAATATTTCCGAAAACTGGGTGGCAACGTTGGGGTCGCTGGACTTGTCATCAACAAGGATGACGGCACAGGAGAGGCGCAGGCTTTCGCCGAAGCTGTTAGCATACCTGTCCTTGCTGCAATCCCGCAAAATGATGATCTGAGAAAGAAAAGCGCGAATTATCAGATTGTTGGCACCCACCAAAGCGAATGGGGGCCGATGTTTGAAGGTCTGGCCGAAGCCGTGGGCATTGCGCCTCCTGTGCGCCCAAACCCGCTTGATCAGGACGGTTTGCTGGGTCTGTTCGACGCGAAAGATACGGGTGGTGATTACCAACTGGTCCCTGCCACTGACGTCGACATGCGCGGCAAGAACGCAGCGCCCAAAGAGAGCCTCGAGGTGATCTATGACGACGCGTAA
- a CDS encoding methyltransferase has translation MKDVDISLPPPALPRGALRPAGWFTRLVASRRFQKWAARFPLTRRIVKSEGEAMFDLVAGFCHSQILQAFVRFDMPRLLLANEMSVEALAMELDVPQDRMAVLLSAAVAIGLLKRRRSGRYALTTRGAALAGVPGLRGMIDHHDVLYRDLADPVAFFRGEVTTELAGFWPYVFGAGGATDPETAAIYSQLMADSQALVAEDTLAMVGLSESRNILDVGGGTGAFLAAVGAAHPHLHLTLFDLPAVAPAAAQRFDAAGLSDRVTIVPGSFRDDPLPQGADIISLIRVLYDHADETVIALLKAAHDALPAGGRILISEPMTGGDSPQRAGDAYFALYCMAMRTGRARSQSEIAALLSQAGFEEIQIPRSRRAFITSVVTGVRKS, from the coding sequence ATGAAAGACGTTGATATCTCTCTGCCGCCCCCTGCGTTGCCGCGCGGGGCATTGCGCCCTGCTGGCTGGTTCACCCGTCTTGTGGCGTCGCGTAGATTTCAAAAATGGGCGGCCCGCTTTCCACTGACCCGCCGTATCGTGAAGTCTGAAGGCGAGGCGATGTTCGATCTTGTGGCGGGCTTTTGTCATAGTCAGATTTTGCAGGCTTTTGTCCGCTTTGACATGCCCCGGCTTTTGCTTGCCAATGAAATGTCGGTTGAGGCTTTGGCGATGGAGCTGGATGTCCCCCAAGACCGCATGGCAGTTCTGCTTTCTGCGGCTGTTGCGATTGGCCTTCTTAAACGCCGCCGCTCAGGCCGCTATGCGCTGACAACACGGGGTGCTGCTTTGGCGGGCGTGCCCGGTTTGCGCGGCATGATTGACCACCACGACGTGCTTTATCGCGATCTTGCTGATCCTGTTGCATTCTTTCGCGGTGAAGTCACAACCGAGCTTGCGGGATTCTGGCCCTATGTCTTTGGCGCAGGCGGTGCGACCGATCCGGAAACAGCCGCAATCTATTCGCAACTGATGGCCGATAGTCAGGCGCTTGTTGCGGAAGATACGCTTGCGATGGTTGGGCTGTCTGAGTCGAGAAATATCCTTGATGTGGGTGGCGGCACGGGGGCGTTTCTGGCTGCTGTTGGTGCGGCGCATCCGCATTTACATCTGACATTGTTTGATCTGCCTGCCGTGGCACCTGCTGCAGCACAACGTTTTGACGCGGCGGGTCTAAGTGACCGCGTGACGATTGTTCCGGGCTCTTTTCGTGATGATCCTTTGCCGCAGGGTGCGGATATCATCAGCCTGATCCGTGTGCTTTATGATCACGCCGATGAAACGGTGATCGCCTTGCTGAAAGCGGCCCATGATGCGCTGCCTGCGGGTGGGCGCATTTTGATTTCTGAGCCGATGACCGGCGGAGATAGCCCGCAGCGGGCGGGAGACGCCTATTTCGCCCTTTATTGTATGGCGATGCGCACCGGTCGTGCGCGGTCACAGTCAGAGATCGCCGCTTTGCTTTCGCAGGCGGGTTTTGAGGAAATTCAGATTCCAAGGTCACGCCGTGCCTTCATTACGTCAGTTGTGACGGGTGTAAGGAAAAGTTGA
- the bchY gene encoding chlorophyllide a reductase subunit Y: MTHDADTKGYEVGYDDAGQVQIIEGVSREQSADVLDASQQATALEGGCTASAGSMEAAARAAGKSEILDQYAKDYPQGPHDQPQSMCPAFGSLRVGLRMKRVATVLSGSACCVYGLTFVSHFYGARRSVGYVPFNSETLVTGKLFEDIRESVHDMADPDRYDAIVVTNLCVPTASGVPLRLLPKEINGVRIVGIDVPGFGIPTHAEAKDVLAGAMLQYAREEIKAGPVARPVGGKSDRPNVALLGEMFPADPMMIGAMLAPMGLAAGPVVPTREWRELYAALDCGVAAAIHPFYTASIREFQAAGRKIVGSAPVGHDGTAAWLAAIGDAYNVKPDQIAAAQNAFLPAIKGALAGAQINGTVTLSGYEGSELLVARLLIESGADVPYVGTACPKTEWSRPDAEWLAAKGVKIKYRASLEDDLAAVDAIKPDLAIGTTPVVQHAKEAGIPSLYFTNLISARPLMGPAGAGSLAQVVNAAIAGKQKMDKMRDFFEGVGSGDTAGVWEGAPNLRPDFRAAHQKKLDKMARAAKAQEMI, encoded by the coding sequence ATGACGCATGATGCAGACACCAAAGGCTACGAGGTTGGCTATGATGACGCTGGGCAAGTCCAGATCATCGAGGGTGTGTCGCGTGAGCAATCAGCCGATGTGCTGGATGCGTCCCAGCAGGCGACAGCGCTTGAGGGTGGCTGCACCGCCAGTGCGGGATCAATGGAAGCCGCCGCGCGTGCCGCAGGCAAATCCGAGATTCTTGATCAATATGCGAAGGATTATCCGCAAGGACCCCATGATCAACCGCAGAGCATGTGCCCTGCGTTCGGGTCCTTGCGTGTAGGCCTTCGGATGAAACGTGTGGCCACGGTTCTGTCCGGTTCGGCTTGTTGTGTATACGGCCTCACGTTCGTTTCGCATTTTTACGGGGCGCGCCGGTCCGTCGGTTACGTTCCGTTCAATTCCGAGACATTGGTGACGGGTAAACTCTTCGAGGACATTCGCGAGAGTGTCCACGACATGGCGGACCCTGATCGCTATGACGCGATTGTTGTGACGAACCTCTGTGTGCCCACCGCGTCCGGTGTGCCGCTGCGGTTGTTACCCAAAGAGATTAACGGCGTACGGATCGTGGGCATTGATGTGCCCGGTTTCGGCATTCCGACCCATGCCGAGGCCAAAGACGTTCTGGCTGGTGCGATGCTGCAATATGCACGCGAAGAGATTAAGGCAGGCCCCGTTGCCCGCCCTGTTGGTGGTAAATCCGACCGCCCGAATGTGGCCTTGCTGGGCGAAATGTTCCCCGCTGATCCGATGATGATCGGCGCGATGCTGGCCCCGATGGGTCTTGCCGCTGGTCCGGTGGTGCCAACCCGCGAGTGGCGCGAGCTTTACGCCGCCCTTGATTGCGGTGTCGCGGCGGCGATCCACCCGTTCTACACGGCATCCATCCGCGAGTTTCAGGCGGCGGGTCGCAAGATTGTGGGTTCGGCCCCTGTGGGTCACGATGGCACCGCTGCTTGGCTCGCCGCGATTGGCGATGCTTACAATGTGAAGCCTGACCAGATTGCAGCGGCGCAAAATGCGTTCCTGCCTGCGATCAAGGGTGCGCTGGCCGGTGCGCAGATCAATGGCACCGTGACACTGTCGGGCTATGAAGGCTCCGAGCTTTTGGTGGCGCGTTTGCTGATCGAAAGCGGCGCGGATGTGCCTTACGTGGGCACCGCCTGCCCCAAGACAGAATGGTCGCGCCCTGATGCTGAATGGCTTGCCGCAAAAGGCGTGAAGATCAAATATCGCGCCTCGCTAGAGGATGATCTGGCGGCTGTTGATGCGATCAAGCCGGACTTGGCGATTGGCACAACACCTGTTGTCCAGCATGCCAAAGAGGCGGGCATTCCGTCGCTATACTTTACCAATTTGATTTCCGCCCGTCCGCTGATGGGCCCTGCAGGTGCCGGTTCGCTGGCGCAGGTCGTCAATGCGGCGATCGCGGGCAAGCAGAAGATGGACAAGATGCGCGACTTCTTTGAGGGCGTGGGCAGTGGCGACACCGCCGGTGTCTGGGAAGGCGCGCCGAATTTGCGTCCTGACTTCCGTGCCGCGCATCAGAAGAAGCTTGATAAAATGGCGCGTGCCGCCAAAGCGCAGGAGATGATCTAG
- the bchC gene encoding chlorophyll synthesis pathway protein BchC codes for METKAVILSAPGKLALDCVGIVPPAADDIVVAIQHSGISTGTEKLFWTGEMPPFPGMGYPLIPGYEAAGEVVEAGADSGYRVGEHVFVPGASCYEGAFGLFGAAAQTLVTKASRVTRIDRGLGAAGALLALAATARHAMAGPGKAVPDLIIGHGVLGRLLARLTIASGAPAPTVWEVNPIRMGGADGYEVTTPEADVRRDYKSVYDASGRGELLNDWIGRIAKGGEIVLAGFYTAPLQFAFPPAFMKEARFRISAEWAADDMAATKALVEAGTLELADLITHQQPAEAAGTAYETAFTDPACLKMILNWGTA; via the coding sequence TTGGAAACAAAGGCCGTCATCCTATCAGCACCAGGCAAGCTTGCGCTTGATTGCGTGGGAATCGTTCCCCCGGCTGCAGATGATATTGTGGTTGCGATCCAACACTCCGGCATTTCAACGGGCACAGAAAAGCTGTTCTGGACCGGTGAAATGCCGCCATTCCCCGGAATGGGCTATCCTTTGATCCCTGGATATGAGGCCGCTGGCGAAGTGGTCGAAGCTGGTGCCGACAGTGGCTATCGCGTTGGCGAGCACGTCTTTGTGCCCGGCGCGAGTTGCTATGAGGGCGCATTCGGTTTGTTTGGTGCGGCCGCGCAAACGCTGGTGACCAAAGCATCACGCGTGACCCGTATTGATCGTGGTCTTGGTGCGGCGGGGGCTTTGTTGGCTTTGGCGGCGACCGCGCGTCATGCGATGGCGGGCCCTGGCAAAGCTGTACCCGATCTGATTATTGGGCACGGTGTGCTGGGCCGCCTTCTGGCGCGTCTGACGATTGCCTCTGGCGCGCCTGCGCCAACCGTTTGGGAAGTGAACCCGATCCGTATGGGCGGCGCTGATGGCTATGAGGTGACAACACCCGAGGCTGATGTGCGCCGCGATTACAAATCTGTCTACGACGCCTCCGGTCGTGGTGAATTGCTGAATGACTGGATCGGCCGGATCGCCAAGGGTGGAGAGATTGTCTTGGCGGGGTTCTATACCGCGCCGCTGCAATTCGCCTTTCCGCCAGCGTTTATGAAAGAGGCGCGTTTCCGCATCAGCGCCGAATGGGCGGCTGACGATATGGCCGCCACCAAAGCCTTGGTCGAAGCAGGCACGCTAGAGCTTGCTGATTTGATCACACACCAACAGCCCGCAGAAGCCGCTGGAACCGCCTATGAAACGGCGTTCACCGATCCGGCCTGCCTGAAAATGATTTTGAACTGGGGAACCGCATGA
- a CDS encoding polyprenyl synthetase family protein, whose translation MRISDRIDATMASAIQAGQGGVAPAKLAAALEYAVTPGGARIRPTILTSVAMACGDDRPELTNAAAVALEVIHCASLVHDDLPCFDDADMRRGKPALHRAYSEPLAVLAGDSLIIMGFQILARAAGDTPARALNLIDILGTRTGMPFGICAGQGWESEATIDLSAYHQAKTGALFIAATQMGAVAAGQEAEPWEELGARIGEAFQVADDLRDALCDESTLGKPSGQDDLHGRPNAVASYGVQGAVQRFDDILGGAISSIPACPGEAALAQMVRAYADKLVPAGARGRSTVPGE comes from the coding sequence ATGAGAATCTCAGACCGGATCGACGCGACGATGGCATCGGCCATTCAGGCAGGTCAGGGCGGCGTAGCACCGGCCAAGCTGGCGGCGGCGCTGGAATATGCTGTCACTCCGGGCGGTGCGCGGATCAGGCCGACGATTCTGACATCTGTGGCCATGGCCTGCGGTGATGATCGTCCTGAGTTGACCAATGCGGCGGCGGTTGCGCTTGAGGTCATCCATTGCGCGAGCCTTGTGCATGATGATCTGCCTTGCTTTGATGATGCCGATATGCGGCGGGGTAAGCCCGCACTGCACCGGGCTTATTCCGAGCCACTGGCGGTGCTTGCGGGCGATAGTCTGATCATCATGGGGTTTCAGATCCTTGCGCGTGCTGCGGGCGATACGCCTGCGCGTGCGCTGAACCTGATTGATATTCTTGGCACCCGTACCGGCATGCCTTTTGGAATTTGCGCAGGCCAAGGCTGGGAAAGTGAGGCGACGATTGATTTGTCCGCCTACCATCAGGCCAAAACCGGTGCCTTATTCATAGCGGCCACGCAAATGGGCGCTGTTGCGGCGGGCCAAGAGGCCGAACCTTGGGAAGAACTGGGCGCGCGCATTGGTGAGGCGTTTCAGGTTGCGGATGATCTGCGCGATGCGCTGTGTGATGAAAGCACCTTGGGCAAACCATCTGGTCAGGATGACCTGCACGGGCGGCCCAATGCGGTTGCGTCTTATGGCGTGCAAGGTGCGGTCCAGCGCTTTGATGATATTCTGGGTGGCGCGATTTCTTCTATCCCGGCCTGCCCCGGTGAGGCGGCTTTGGCCCAGATGGTCCGCGCCTATGCAGACAAACTGGTGCCGGCAGGCGCGCGTGGCAGGTCCACCGTTCCCGGCGAATAA
- a CDS encoding class I SAM-dependent methyltransferase — protein MQSFIRLMSIKGGERIVDLGGTPQFWDSIDTPLDLTIINLPGFNPPYDGSSHHKINLLEGDACAVEFADKSFDIVFSNSVIEHVGGADNEDRLASEALRLAPAYWVQTPSIWFPIEAHNNMPFWWFYPAFVKRAFMRRWRRRLPAWAEMIDGTVVISKSRMLQMFPDSELMVESALGFVKSYSCFKRPGA, from the coding sequence ATGCAGTCTTTTATACGCCTGATGAGCATTAAGGGCGGTGAAAGAATTGTTGACCTTGGCGGTACGCCACAGTTCTGGGACAGCATTGATACACCGCTCGACCTGACCATCATCAACCTACCGGGTTTCAATCCGCCATATGACGGATCTTCGCACCATAAAATAAACCTCTTGGAGGGAGATGCGTGTGCGGTGGAGTTTGCTGACAAGAGCTTTGATATTGTTTTTTCCAATTCCGTGATCGAACACGTCGGCGGGGCCGACAATGAGGATCGACTGGCGTCAGAGGCTCTGCGATTGGCACCGGCCTATTGGGTCCAGACGCCATCAATCTGGTTTCCGATTGAGGCGCACAACAACATGCCATTTTGGTGGTTCTATCCCGCATTTGTCAAAAGGGCCTTCATGCGCCGCTGGCGCCGTCGACTACCGGCTTGGGCAGAAATGATTGACGGAACGGTCGTGATTTCAAAGTCACGGATGTTGCAGATGTTCCCAGATAGCGAGCTCATGGTTGAAAGCGCTTTAGGCTTCGTGAAGTCATATTCGTGCTTTAAGCGACCAGGCGCTTAG
- the crtD gene encoding 1-hydroxycarotenoid 3,4-desaturase CrtD, producing the protein MKADSPKIVVIGAGIGGLAAALRLAHQGCDVTVLDMHGAPGGKMRTVASDAGPVDAGPTVLTMRPVFETLFTDVGETLSDHLTLQPLTTLARHYWDDGAMLDLDADPAQSLANIVATFGPKAGQEFEAFSARAKRLFDAFDAPMMRTPEPNQLAITKAVLRQPGLIPAMAPHRTLAGLLRRSFSDPRLAQLFGRYATYVGGSPYASPAILALIWQAEAQGVWSVKGGMHTLAQTIAKLAQARGASLHYNTRATRITRQNGRINGVQTDAAHFAADTVLFNGDPRALETGLLGDGAKNAVKSRHTTPRSLSAFVHAFAATPQGVDLKHHTVFFGHDPKAEFKALAKGQMPTDATLYLCAQDHGAVAPDALQRFEIIMNGPPVPRAPEKEKPPCQTQIFNRFRDFGLTFSPTPGPEALTTPQGFDALFPASLGSLYGRSPHGMMAAFKRPTARTPVAGLYLCGGGAHPGAGVPMATLSAAHAAAAIMMDHASTLMSRPTATRGGTLTGSATAGRKRSPS; encoded by the coding sequence ATGAAAGCGGATTCCCCAAAAATCGTTGTTATTGGCGCAGGAATCGGTGGATTGGCGGCGGCACTGCGGCTGGCCCATCAAGGTTGCGATGTCACAGTGCTTGATATGCACGGCGCACCGGGCGGCAAAATGCGCACGGTCGCATCAGACGCAGGGCCGGTCGATGCCGGGCCAACTGTGCTCACAATGCGGCCTGTATTTGAGACTTTGTTTACTGATGTTGGCGAAACGCTCAGCGATCATTTGACCCTGCAACCGCTGACAACGCTCGCACGGCACTATTGGGATGACGGTGCGATGCTGGATCTCGACGCGGACCCGGCGCAGAGCCTTGCCAACATTGTCGCCACCTTCGGCCCCAAAGCAGGGCAAGAGTTTGAAGCCTTCTCAGCCCGCGCCAAACGTCTGTTTGACGCTTTTGATGCGCCCATGATGCGCACGCCGGAACCCAATCAACTGGCGATCACAAAGGCGGTGCTGCGCCAGCCCGGCCTGATCCCCGCGATGGCGCCGCATCGCACGCTTGCTGGATTGCTGCGCCGGTCCTTCAGCGATCCGCGCCTTGCACAACTCTTTGGCCGCTACGCCACCTATGTCGGTGGTTCACCCTACGCATCCCCCGCCATTCTGGCGCTGATCTGGCAGGCCGAAGCGCAGGGTGTTTGGTCGGTGAAAGGCGGCATGCACACACTGGCCCAGACCATCGCCAAACTGGCCCAAGCACGCGGTGCGAGCCTCCATTACAACACGCGCGCCACGCGGATCACCCGCCAAAACGGGCGGATCAACGGGGTGCAGACCGATGCGGCGCATTTCGCCGCCGACACAGTGCTTTTCAACGGCGATCCACGCGCGCTCGAAACCGGCCTTCTTGGCGACGGTGCAAAAAACGCAGTCAAATCACGGCACACCACCCCGCGCAGCCTATCCGCCTTTGTCCATGCCTTTGCCGCCACACCCCAAGGGGTCGATCTGAAACACCACACCGTGTTCTTCGGACATGATCCGAAAGCCGAATTCAAAGCGCTCGCAAAAGGTCAAATGCCCACCGACGCTACACTTTACCTCTGCGCACAGGATCACGGAGCGGTCGCACCCGACGCCCTGCAACGGTTCGAGATCATCATGAACGGTCCGCCTGTGCCACGCGCCCCTGAAAAGGAAAAACCCCCATGTCAGACACAGATTTTCAATCGGTTCCGAGACTTCGGTCTGACGTTCAGCCCGACACCGGGACCAGAGGCGCTGACCACGCCGCAGGGGTTCGACGCGCTGTTTCCAGCGAGCCTCGGTTCCCTTTACGGGCGGAGCCCGCACGGCATGATGGCGGCCTTCAAACGCCCGACAGCACGGACACCGGTGGCGGGGCTCTACCTTTGCGGGGGCGGGGCGCACCCGGGGGCGGGGGTGCCGATGGCGACGCTCTCCGCAGCGCACGCGGCCGCGGCGATCATGATGGACCATGCTTCCACCTTGATGTCCCGCCCAACGGCTACGCGTGGTGGTACGTTGACGGGATCAGCGACTGCGGGACGAAAGCGGTCTCCGTCATAG
- a CDS encoding ATP-binding cassette domain-containing protein, which produces MDKGLVLKDVAITKGGAPLLSVSHAIGPGEVLTVMGPSGVGKSTLLAFITGTLAPDFCATGEVWLDGHDITGAAPHQRRVGILFQDDLLFPHLSVGANLAFGLQPGGSADARKTKVDEALEEVGLSGFASRDPATLSGGQKARVALMRMLLSEPCALLLDEPFSRLDATLRAQVREMVFDRARARALPVLMVTHDAEDAQAAGGVIVTLEGQGATSRQG; this is translated from the coding sequence ATGGATAAGGGATTGGTGCTGAAGGACGTTGCCATTACCAAGGGTGGTGCACCGCTTTTGTCGGTCAGTCACGCGATTGGACCGGGTGAAGTGCTGACAGTCATGGGGCCCTCTGGCGTGGGCAAATCGACCTTGCTGGCCTTCATTACCGGCACGCTTGCGCCTGACTTTTGCGCGACGGGCGAAGTGTGGCTGGATGGGCACGACATTACCGGCGCGGCACCCCACCAACGGCGCGTTGGCATCCTGTTTCAGGACGATCTGTTGTTTCCGCATTTGTCTGTGGGGGCCAATCTGGCATTCGGCTTGCAACCCGGTGGCAGCGCTGATGCGCGTAAAACAAAGGTGGATGAGGCCCTTGAGGAGGTCGGGTTGAGCGGATTTGCCTCGCGCGATCCTGCGACACTGTCGGGCGGTCAGAAAGCGCGTGTCGCACTGATGCGGATGCTGCTGTCGGAACCTTGTGCGCTGCTGCTGGATGAGCCGTTCTCGCGGTTGGATGCTACCCTGCGCGCGCAAGTCCGCGAGATGGTGTTTGATCGCGCGCGCGCAAGAGCGCTGCCGGTGTTGATGGTGACCCATGATGCAGAGGACGCTCAGGCTGCGGGCGGGGTGATTGTTACGTTGGAAGGTCAGGGAGCGACTTCTCGGCAAGGCTGA